A region from the Stigmatella erecta genome encodes:
- a CDS encoding response regulator has translation MVDDDPDILEALSEILEAEGFEIRRARNGKEALDRLEPDPPQLILLDLMMPVMDGWEFAQRMRQRPPAISSIPLIVLSADRNVGSKAVDIGAVGHLAKPFELNDLLDMVRRALEPASKVLSSNLPRA, from the coding sequence GTGGTCGACGATGATCCGGACATCCTGGAGGCCCTCTCGGAGATTCTCGAGGCCGAGGGGTTCGAGATCCGCCGCGCCCGCAACGGCAAGGAGGCATTGGACCGCCTGGAGCCTGACCCTCCGCAGCTCATCCTGCTGGACTTGATGATGCCGGTGATGGACGGGTGGGAGTTCGCCCAGCGCATGCGCCAGCGCCCCCCCGCCATCTCCTCCATCCCACTCATCGTGCTGAGCGCGGACCGCAACGTGGGCTCCAAGGCGGTGGACATCGGCGCCGTGGGGCACCTGGCCAAGCCCTTCGAGCTCAATGATCTGCTCGACATGGTCCGCCGCGCGCTGGAGCCCGCCTCCAAAGTGCTCTCCTCGAACCTTCCTCGTGCTTGA